One Notolabrus celidotus isolate fNotCel1 chromosome 16, fNotCel1.pri, whole genome shotgun sequence DNA window includes the following coding sequences:
- the abcf1 gene encoding ATP-binding cassette sub-family F member 1 isoform X2 → MLSQVGCYTMPKKSNEEAEWVGDEVAPAAGKAVKKGKGAKKDKKSFFEELATENKDEKVVEAAAKDTHSKQPQKKKKDRRKGKGKGAGDDDDEDEDVMLKLKKLSVQASDEDEEEDEPVNAQSRGTKKNKAGNIFAALSQGRSDEEEGEDEEEKPAVKEVVRGKKKDKSKPRKVKVVSDEEELEKEDEGEEKSTKQNKKTETQSKSPDVQAEVEKPKSPDVQAEVEKPKPKKEQPKRGKPAEKTYSDEEEEEEEEEEEDEESDGGEMMMSAEDTIAAQSKQQEDDPFANLSKKEKKKKKKMMEYERQVASVRAQNAMEGDFSISQAEMSSRQAMLENASDIKLERFSISAHGKELFVNADLLIVAGRRYGLVGPNGKGKTTLLKHIANRALSIPPNIDVLLCEQEVVADDTPAVQAVLKADTRRLKLLEEERQLQARLEKGEDNVAERLEKVYEELMAIGAAAAEPKARRILAGLSFTPEMQNRPTKRFSGGWRMRVSLARALFMEPTLLMLDEPTNHLDLNAVIWLNNYLQGWKKTLLIVSHDQSFLDDVCTDIVHLDYQKLYYYRGNYLTFKKMYVQKQKELQKQYDKQEKKLKELKAGGKSTKQAEKQTKEALTRKQQKGKKKTGHEEESQEATELLKRPKEYTVKFTFPNPPPLSPPILGLHCVDFWYDPVKPLFRNVDFGIDMDSRICIVGPNGVGKSTLLLLLTGKLNPSKGEMRKNHRLKVGFFNQQYADQLNMEETATEYLQRNFNLPYQDSRKCLGRFGLESHAHTIQISKLSGGQKARCVFAELSCRQPDVLILDEPTNNLDIESIDALSEAINEYKGAVIIVSHDARLITETQCQLWVVEDRSINQIDGDFDDYKREVLESLGETMVNKVNP, encoded by the exons atgctttctcaggttggatg TTACACCATGCCGAAGAAGAGTAACGAAGAAGCGGAGTGGGTTGGAGATGAAGTGGCTCCAGCAGCGG GAAAGGCTGTAAAGAAGGGGAAAGGtgctaaaaaagacaaaaagagt tTTTTTGAGGAGCTGGCCACAGAGAATAAAGATGAGAAGGTGGTTGAGGCAGCTGCAAAGgacacacacagtaaacag cctcagaagaagaagaaggaccggaggaaaggaaaaggaaaaggagCCGGGGATGATGATGACGAGGATGAAGACgtgatgctgaagctgaagaagCTCTCAGTTCAGGCcagtgatgaggatgaggaggaagatgaacCAG TCAACGCTCAGAGCCGAGGAACCAAGAAGAACAAG GCTGGAAACATCTTTGCTGCTCTCAGTCAGGGTCggagtgatgaagaggagggtgaggatgaagaggagaaacCTGCTGTAAAG GAGGTTgtaagaggaaagaaaaaagataaaTCTAAGCCCAGGAAGGTAAAG gttgtgtctgatgaagaagagctggagaaggaggatgaaggagaagagaaaagtacaaagcagaacaaaaagACAGAGACTCAGTCTAAG tctCCAGACGTGCAGGCTGAAGTTGAGAAGCCAAAG TCTCCAGATGTGCAGGCTGAAGTTGAGAAGCCAAAGCCAAAGAAGGAGCAGCCGAAG AGAGGAAAACCTGCAGAGAAAACATactctgatgaagaggaggaagaggaagaggaagaggaggaggacgaggagagtGATGGAGGGGAAATGATGATG AGTGCTGAGGATACAATAGCAGCGCAGTCGAAGCAGCAGGAAGATGACCCGTTTGCTAACCTCAgtaagaaggagaagaagaagaagaaaaaaatg ATGGAGTACGAGCGTCAGGTGGCGAGTGTTCGTGCTCAGAACGCTATGGAGGGAGATTTCTCCATCTCTCAGGCTGAGATGTCGTCGAGACAGGCCATGCTGGAGAACGCCTCAGATATCAAG CTGGAGAGGTTCAGTATTTCTGCTCATGGTAAAGAGCTCTTCGTCAATGCAGACCTTCTGATCGTCGCAGGAAGAAGATACGGTCTGGTCGGCCCAAACGG TAAAGGAAAGACCACGTTATTAAAACACATCGCCAACAGAGCTCTGAGTATCCCTCCAAACATCGATGTGCTGCTGTGTGAGCAAG AGGTGGTGGCTGATGACACTCCCGCGGTGCAGGCTGTGTTGAAGGCAGACACTCGTCgtctgaagctgctggaggaggagagacagttGCAGGCTCGGCTGGAGAAAGGAGAGGACAACGTGGCTGAGAggctggagaag GTGTATGAGGAGCTGATGGCCATCGGGGCAGCAGCGGCAGAGCCTAAGGCTCGGAGGATCCTGGCTGGTCTGTCATTCACACCAGAGATGCAGAACAGACCCACCAAGAGGTTTTCTGGAGGCTGGAGGATGAGGGTCTCTCTGGCCAG agCTTTATTCATGGAGCCCACTCTGCTGATGCTGGATGAGCCCACCAACCACCTGGACCTGAACGCTGTCATCTGGCTCAACAA CTACCTGCAGGGCTGGAAGAAAACTCTGCTCATAGTTTCTCACGACCAGAGTTTCCTGGACGACGTTTGTACAGACATCGTCCATTTAGACTACCAGAAGCTCTACTACTACAGAGGGAACTACC TGACGTTTAAGAAGATGTATGTTCAAAAACAGAAGGAGTTACAGAAACAGTACGACAAACAGGAGAAGAAGCTGAAGGAGCTGAAGGCAGGGGGCAAGTCCACCAAACAGGCT GAGAAGCAAACAAAGGAGGCTCTGACCAGGAAGCAGCagaaggggaagaagaaaacCGGTCATGAGGAGGAGAGTCAGGAGGCCACCGAGCTGCTGAAGAGACCCAAAGAGTACACCGTCAAATTCACCTTCCCCAACCCCCCTCCCCTGTCCCCTCCCATCCTGGGCCTTCATT GTGTGGACTTTTGGTACGACCCTGTCAAACCACTCTTCAGAAACGTCGACTTTGGAATTGACATGGACTCCAGGA TCTGTATCGTGGGTCCTAACGGTGTGGGGAAAAgtacgctgctgctgctgctcacaggGAAACTGAACCCT tctaaAGGAGAGATGAGGAAGAATCATCGTCTG aaagTGGGCTTCTTTAACCAGCAGTATGCGGACCAGCTGAACATGGAGGAGACAGCCACAGAGTACCTTCAGAGGAACTTCAACCTGCCCTATCAGGACAGCAGGAAGTGCCTTGGCAGGTTTGGACTGGAGAGCCACGCCCACACCATTCAGATCTCCAAACTGTCAG gAGGTCAGAAAGCTCGATGCGTGTTTGCTGAGCTCTCCTGTCGCCAGCCGGATGTTCTGATCTTG GATGAACCCACCAACAATCTGGACATAGAGTCGATCGACGCTCTTTCAGAGGCCATCAATGAGTACAAAGGAG CGGTGATCATAGTGAGTCACGACGCTCGGCTCATCACAGAGACTCAGTGTCAGCTGTGGGTGGTGGAGGACCGCAGCATCAACCAGATCGACGGAGACTTCGACGACTACAAAAGGGAGGTGCTGGAGTCTCTGGGAGAGACCATGGTCAACAAGGTCAACCCCTGA
- the abcf1 gene encoding ATP-binding cassette sub-family F member 1 isoform X5, protein MLSQVGCYTMPKKSNEEAEWVGDEVAPAAVGKAVKKGKGAKKDKKSFFEELATENKDEKVVEAAAKDTHSKQPQKKKKDRRKGKGKGAGDDDDEDEDVMLKLKKLSVQASDEDEEEDEPVNAQSRGTKKNKAGNIFAALSQGRSDEEEGEDEEEKPAVKEVVRGKKKDKSKPRKVKVVSDEEELEKEDEGEEKSTKQNKKTETQSKSPDVQAEVEKPKPKKEQPKRGKPAEKTYSDEEEEEEEEEEEDEESDGGEMMMSAEDTIAAQSKQQEDDPFANLSKKEKKKKKKMMEYERQVASVRAQNAMEGDFSISQAEMSSRQAMLENASDIKLERFSISAHGKELFVNADLLIVAGRRYGLVGPNGKGKTTLLKHIANRALSIPPNIDVLLCEQEVVADDTPAVQAVLKADTRRLKLLEEERQLQARLEKGEDNVAERLEKVYEELMAIGAAAAEPKARRILAGLSFTPEMQNRPTKRFSGGWRMRVSLARALFMEPTLLMLDEPTNHLDLNAVIWLNNYLQGWKKTLLIVSHDQSFLDDVCTDIVHLDYQKLYYYRGNYLTFKKMYVQKQKELQKQYDKQEKKLKELKAGGKSTKQAEKQTKEALTRKQQKGKKKTGHEEESQEATELLKRPKEYTVKFTFPNPPPLSPPILGLHCVDFWYDPVKPLFRNVDFGIDMDSRICIVGPNGVGKSTLLLLLTGKLNPSKGEMRKNHRLKVGFFNQQYADQLNMEETATEYLQRNFNLPYQDSRKCLGRFGLESHAHTIQISKLSGGQKARCVFAELSCRQPDVLILDEPTNNLDIESIDALSEAINEYKGAVIIVSHDARLITETQCQLWVVEDRSINQIDGDFDDYKREVLESLGETMVNKVNP, encoded by the exons atgctttctcaggttggatg TTACACCATGCCGAAGAAGAGTAACGAAGAAGCGGAGTGGGTTGGAGATGAAGTGGCTCCAGCAGCGG TAGGAAAGGCTGTAAAGAAGGGGAAAGGtgctaaaaaagacaaaaagagt tTTTTTGAGGAGCTGGCCACAGAGAATAAAGATGAGAAGGTGGTTGAGGCAGCTGCAAAGgacacacacagtaaacag cctcagaagaagaagaaggaccggaggaaaggaaaaggaaaaggagCCGGGGATGATGATGACGAGGATGAAGACgtgatgctgaagctgaagaagCTCTCAGTTCAGGCcagtgatgaggatgaggaggaagatgaacCAG TCAACGCTCAGAGCCGAGGAACCAAGAAGAACAAG GCTGGAAACATCTTTGCTGCTCTCAGTCAGGGTCggagtgatgaagaggagggtgaggatgaagaggagaaacCTGCTGTAAAG GAGGTTgtaagaggaaagaaaaaagataaaTCTAAGCCCAGGAAGGTAAAG gttgtgtctgatgaagaagagctggagaaggaggatgaaggagaagagaaaagtacaaagcagaacaaaaagACAGAGACTCAGTCTAAG TCTCCAGATGTGCAGGCTGAAGTTGAGAAGCCAAAGCCAAAGAAGGAGCAGCCGAAG AGAGGAAAACCTGCAGAGAAAACATactctgatgaagaggaggaagaggaagaggaagaggaggaggacgaggagagtGATGGAGGGGAAATGATGATG AGTGCTGAGGATACAATAGCAGCGCAGTCGAAGCAGCAGGAAGATGACCCGTTTGCTAACCTCAgtaagaaggagaagaagaagaagaaaaaaatg ATGGAGTACGAGCGTCAGGTGGCGAGTGTTCGTGCTCAGAACGCTATGGAGGGAGATTTCTCCATCTCTCAGGCTGAGATGTCGTCGAGACAGGCCATGCTGGAGAACGCCTCAGATATCAAG CTGGAGAGGTTCAGTATTTCTGCTCATGGTAAAGAGCTCTTCGTCAATGCAGACCTTCTGATCGTCGCAGGAAGAAGATACGGTCTGGTCGGCCCAAACGG TAAAGGAAAGACCACGTTATTAAAACACATCGCCAACAGAGCTCTGAGTATCCCTCCAAACATCGATGTGCTGCTGTGTGAGCAAG AGGTGGTGGCTGATGACACTCCCGCGGTGCAGGCTGTGTTGAAGGCAGACACTCGTCgtctgaagctgctggaggaggagagacagttGCAGGCTCGGCTGGAGAAAGGAGAGGACAACGTGGCTGAGAggctggagaag GTGTATGAGGAGCTGATGGCCATCGGGGCAGCAGCGGCAGAGCCTAAGGCTCGGAGGATCCTGGCTGGTCTGTCATTCACACCAGAGATGCAGAACAGACCCACCAAGAGGTTTTCTGGAGGCTGGAGGATGAGGGTCTCTCTGGCCAG agCTTTATTCATGGAGCCCACTCTGCTGATGCTGGATGAGCCCACCAACCACCTGGACCTGAACGCTGTCATCTGGCTCAACAA CTACCTGCAGGGCTGGAAGAAAACTCTGCTCATAGTTTCTCACGACCAGAGTTTCCTGGACGACGTTTGTACAGACATCGTCCATTTAGACTACCAGAAGCTCTACTACTACAGAGGGAACTACC TGACGTTTAAGAAGATGTATGTTCAAAAACAGAAGGAGTTACAGAAACAGTACGACAAACAGGAGAAGAAGCTGAAGGAGCTGAAGGCAGGGGGCAAGTCCACCAAACAGGCT GAGAAGCAAACAAAGGAGGCTCTGACCAGGAAGCAGCagaaggggaagaagaaaacCGGTCATGAGGAGGAGAGTCAGGAGGCCACCGAGCTGCTGAAGAGACCCAAAGAGTACACCGTCAAATTCACCTTCCCCAACCCCCCTCCCCTGTCCCCTCCCATCCTGGGCCTTCATT GTGTGGACTTTTGGTACGACCCTGTCAAACCACTCTTCAGAAACGTCGACTTTGGAATTGACATGGACTCCAGGA TCTGTATCGTGGGTCCTAACGGTGTGGGGAAAAgtacgctgctgctgctgctcacaggGAAACTGAACCCT tctaaAGGAGAGATGAGGAAGAATCATCGTCTG aaagTGGGCTTCTTTAACCAGCAGTATGCGGACCAGCTGAACATGGAGGAGACAGCCACAGAGTACCTTCAGAGGAACTTCAACCTGCCCTATCAGGACAGCAGGAAGTGCCTTGGCAGGTTTGGACTGGAGAGCCACGCCCACACCATTCAGATCTCCAAACTGTCAG gAGGTCAGAAAGCTCGATGCGTGTTTGCTGAGCTCTCCTGTCGCCAGCCGGATGTTCTGATCTTG GATGAACCCACCAACAATCTGGACATAGAGTCGATCGACGCTCTTTCAGAGGCCATCAATGAGTACAAAGGAG CGGTGATCATAGTGAGTCACGACGCTCGGCTCATCACAGAGACTCAGTGTCAGCTGTGGGTGGTGGAGGACCGCAGCATCAACCAGATCGACGGAGACTTCGACGACTACAAAAGGGAGGTGCTGGAGTCTCTGGGAGAGACCATGGTCAACAAGGTCAACCCCTGA
- the abcf1 gene encoding ATP-binding cassette sub-family F member 1 isoform X4, translating into MPKKSNEEAEWVGDEVAPAAGKAVKKGKGAKKDKKSFFEELATENKDEKVVEAAAKDTHSKQPQKKKKDRRKGKGKGAGDDDDEDEDVMLKLKKLSVQASDEDEEEDEPVNAQSRGTKKNKAGNIFAALSQGRSDEEEGEDEEEKPAVKEVVRGKKKDKSKPRKVKVVSDEEELEKEDEGEEKSTKQNKKTETQSKSPDVQAEVEKPKSPDVQAEVEKPKPKKEQPKRGKPAEKTYSDEEEEEEEEEEEDEESDGGEMMMSAEDTIAAQSKQQEDDPFANLSKKEKKKKKKMMEYERQVASVRAQNAMEGDFSISQAEMSSRQAMLENASDIKLERFSISAHGKELFVNADLLIVAGRRYGLVGPNGKGKTTLLKHIANRALSIPPNIDVLLCEQEVVADDTPAVQAVLKADTRRLKLLEEERQLQARLEKGEDNVAERLEKVYEELMAIGAAAAEPKARRILAGLSFTPEMQNRPTKRFSGGWRMRVSLARALFMEPTLLMLDEPTNHLDLNAVIWLNNYLQGWKKTLLIVSHDQSFLDDVCTDIVHLDYQKLYYYRGNYLTFKKMYVQKQKELQKQYDKQEKKLKELKAGGKSTKQAEKQTKEALTRKQQKGKKKTGHEEESQEATELLKRPKEYTVKFTFPNPPPLSPPILGLHCVDFWYDPVKPLFRNVDFGIDMDSRICIVGPNGVGKSTLLLLLTGKLNPSKGEMRKNHRLKVGFFNQQYADQLNMEETATEYLQRNFNLPYQDSRKCLGRFGLESHAHTIQISKLSGGQKARCVFAELSCRQPDVLILDEPTNNLDIESIDALSEAINEYKGAVIIVSHDARLITETQCQLWVVEDRSINQIDGDFDDYKREVLESLGETMVNKVNP; encoded by the exons ATGCCGAAGAAGAGTAACGAAGAAGCGGAGTGGGTTGGAGATGAAGTGGCTCCAGCAGCGG GAAAGGCTGTAAAGAAGGGGAAAGGtgctaaaaaagacaaaaagagt tTTTTTGAGGAGCTGGCCACAGAGAATAAAGATGAGAAGGTGGTTGAGGCAGCTGCAAAGgacacacacagtaaacag cctcagaagaagaagaaggaccggaggaaaggaaaaggaaaaggagCCGGGGATGATGATGACGAGGATGAAGACgtgatgctgaagctgaagaagCTCTCAGTTCAGGCcagtgatgaggatgaggaggaagatgaacCAG TCAACGCTCAGAGCCGAGGAACCAAGAAGAACAAG GCTGGAAACATCTTTGCTGCTCTCAGTCAGGGTCggagtgatgaagaggagggtgaggatgaagaggagaaacCTGCTGTAAAG GAGGTTgtaagaggaaagaaaaaagataaaTCTAAGCCCAGGAAGGTAAAG gttgtgtctgatgaagaagagctggagaaggaggatgaaggagaagagaaaagtacaaagcagaacaaaaagACAGAGACTCAGTCTAAG tctCCAGACGTGCAGGCTGAAGTTGAGAAGCCAAAG TCTCCAGATGTGCAGGCTGAAGTTGAGAAGCCAAAGCCAAAGAAGGAGCAGCCGAAG AGAGGAAAACCTGCAGAGAAAACATactctgatgaagaggaggaagaggaagaggaagaggaggaggacgaggagagtGATGGAGGGGAAATGATGATG AGTGCTGAGGATACAATAGCAGCGCAGTCGAAGCAGCAGGAAGATGACCCGTTTGCTAACCTCAgtaagaaggagaagaagaagaagaaaaaaatg ATGGAGTACGAGCGTCAGGTGGCGAGTGTTCGTGCTCAGAACGCTATGGAGGGAGATTTCTCCATCTCTCAGGCTGAGATGTCGTCGAGACAGGCCATGCTGGAGAACGCCTCAGATATCAAG CTGGAGAGGTTCAGTATTTCTGCTCATGGTAAAGAGCTCTTCGTCAATGCAGACCTTCTGATCGTCGCAGGAAGAAGATACGGTCTGGTCGGCCCAAACGG TAAAGGAAAGACCACGTTATTAAAACACATCGCCAACAGAGCTCTGAGTATCCCTCCAAACATCGATGTGCTGCTGTGTGAGCAAG AGGTGGTGGCTGATGACACTCCCGCGGTGCAGGCTGTGTTGAAGGCAGACACTCGTCgtctgaagctgctggaggaggagagacagttGCAGGCTCGGCTGGAGAAAGGAGAGGACAACGTGGCTGAGAggctggagaag GTGTATGAGGAGCTGATGGCCATCGGGGCAGCAGCGGCAGAGCCTAAGGCTCGGAGGATCCTGGCTGGTCTGTCATTCACACCAGAGATGCAGAACAGACCCACCAAGAGGTTTTCTGGAGGCTGGAGGATGAGGGTCTCTCTGGCCAG agCTTTATTCATGGAGCCCACTCTGCTGATGCTGGATGAGCCCACCAACCACCTGGACCTGAACGCTGTCATCTGGCTCAACAA CTACCTGCAGGGCTGGAAGAAAACTCTGCTCATAGTTTCTCACGACCAGAGTTTCCTGGACGACGTTTGTACAGACATCGTCCATTTAGACTACCAGAAGCTCTACTACTACAGAGGGAACTACC TGACGTTTAAGAAGATGTATGTTCAAAAACAGAAGGAGTTACAGAAACAGTACGACAAACAGGAGAAGAAGCTGAAGGAGCTGAAGGCAGGGGGCAAGTCCACCAAACAGGCT GAGAAGCAAACAAAGGAGGCTCTGACCAGGAAGCAGCagaaggggaagaagaaaacCGGTCATGAGGAGGAGAGTCAGGAGGCCACCGAGCTGCTGAAGAGACCCAAAGAGTACACCGTCAAATTCACCTTCCCCAACCCCCCTCCCCTGTCCCCTCCCATCCTGGGCCTTCATT GTGTGGACTTTTGGTACGACCCTGTCAAACCACTCTTCAGAAACGTCGACTTTGGAATTGACATGGACTCCAGGA TCTGTATCGTGGGTCCTAACGGTGTGGGGAAAAgtacgctgctgctgctgctcacaggGAAACTGAACCCT tctaaAGGAGAGATGAGGAAGAATCATCGTCTG aaagTGGGCTTCTTTAACCAGCAGTATGCGGACCAGCTGAACATGGAGGAGACAGCCACAGAGTACCTTCAGAGGAACTTCAACCTGCCCTATCAGGACAGCAGGAAGTGCCTTGGCAGGTTTGGACTGGAGAGCCACGCCCACACCATTCAGATCTCCAAACTGTCAG gAGGTCAGAAAGCTCGATGCGTGTTTGCTGAGCTCTCCTGTCGCCAGCCGGATGTTCTGATCTTG GATGAACCCACCAACAATCTGGACATAGAGTCGATCGACGCTCTTTCAGAGGCCATCAATGAGTACAAAGGAG CGGTGATCATAGTGAGTCACGACGCTCGGCTCATCACAGAGACTCAGTGTCAGCTGTGGGTGGTGGAGGACCGCAGCATCAACCAGATCGACGGAGACTTCGACGACTACAAAAGGGAGGTGCTGGAGTCTCTGGGAGAGACCATGGTCAACAAGGTCAACCCCTGA
- the abcf1 gene encoding ATP-binding cassette sub-family F member 1 isoform X1, which produces MLSQVGCYTMPKKSNEEAEWVGDEVAPAAVGKAVKKGKGAKKDKKSFFEELATENKDEKVVEAAAKDTHSKQPQKKKKDRRKGKGKGAGDDDDEDEDVMLKLKKLSVQASDEDEEEDEPVNAQSRGTKKNKAGNIFAALSQGRSDEEEGEDEEEKPAVKEVVRGKKKDKSKPRKVKVVSDEEELEKEDEGEEKSTKQNKKTETQSKSPDVQAEVEKPKSPDVQAEVEKPKPKKEQPKRGKPAEKTYSDEEEEEEEEEEEDEESDGGEMMMSAEDTIAAQSKQQEDDPFANLSKKEKKKKKKMMEYERQVASVRAQNAMEGDFSISQAEMSSRQAMLENASDIKLERFSISAHGKELFVNADLLIVAGRRYGLVGPNGKGKTTLLKHIANRALSIPPNIDVLLCEQEVVADDTPAVQAVLKADTRRLKLLEEERQLQARLEKGEDNVAERLEKVYEELMAIGAAAAEPKARRILAGLSFTPEMQNRPTKRFSGGWRMRVSLARALFMEPTLLMLDEPTNHLDLNAVIWLNNYLQGWKKTLLIVSHDQSFLDDVCTDIVHLDYQKLYYYRGNYLTFKKMYVQKQKELQKQYDKQEKKLKELKAGGKSTKQAEKQTKEALTRKQQKGKKKTGHEEESQEATELLKRPKEYTVKFTFPNPPPLSPPILGLHCVDFWYDPVKPLFRNVDFGIDMDSRICIVGPNGVGKSTLLLLLTGKLNPSKGEMRKNHRLKVGFFNQQYADQLNMEETATEYLQRNFNLPYQDSRKCLGRFGLESHAHTIQISKLSGGQKARCVFAELSCRQPDVLILDEPTNNLDIESIDALSEAINEYKGAVIIVSHDARLITETQCQLWVVEDRSINQIDGDFDDYKREVLESLGETMVNKVNP; this is translated from the exons atgctttctcaggttggatg TTACACCATGCCGAAGAAGAGTAACGAAGAAGCGGAGTGGGTTGGAGATGAAGTGGCTCCAGCAGCGG TAGGAAAGGCTGTAAAGAAGGGGAAAGGtgctaaaaaagacaaaaagagt tTTTTTGAGGAGCTGGCCACAGAGAATAAAGATGAGAAGGTGGTTGAGGCAGCTGCAAAGgacacacacagtaaacag cctcagaagaagaagaaggaccggaggaaaggaaaaggaaaaggagCCGGGGATGATGATGACGAGGATGAAGACgtgatgctgaagctgaagaagCTCTCAGTTCAGGCcagtgatgaggatgaggaggaagatgaacCAG TCAACGCTCAGAGCCGAGGAACCAAGAAGAACAAG GCTGGAAACATCTTTGCTGCTCTCAGTCAGGGTCggagtgatgaagaggagggtgaggatgaagaggagaaacCTGCTGTAAAG GAGGTTgtaagaggaaagaaaaaagataaaTCTAAGCCCAGGAAGGTAAAG gttgtgtctgatgaagaagagctggagaaggaggatgaaggagaagagaaaagtacaaagcagaacaaaaagACAGAGACTCAGTCTAAG tctCCAGACGTGCAGGCTGAAGTTGAGAAGCCAAAG TCTCCAGATGTGCAGGCTGAAGTTGAGAAGCCAAAGCCAAAGAAGGAGCAGCCGAAG AGAGGAAAACCTGCAGAGAAAACATactctgatgaagaggaggaagaggaagaggaagaggaggaggacgaggagagtGATGGAGGGGAAATGATGATG AGTGCTGAGGATACAATAGCAGCGCAGTCGAAGCAGCAGGAAGATGACCCGTTTGCTAACCTCAgtaagaaggagaagaagaagaagaaaaaaatg ATGGAGTACGAGCGTCAGGTGGCGAGTGTTCGTGCTCAGAACGCTATGGAGGGAGATTTCTCCATCTCTCAGGCTGAGATGTCGTCGAGACAGGCCATGCTGGAGAACGCCTCAGATATCAAG CTGGAGAGGTTCAGTATTTCTGCTCATGGTAAAGAGCTCTTCGTCAATGCAGACCTTCTGATCGTCGCAGGAAGAAGATACGGTCTGGTCGGCCCAAACGG TAAAGGAAAGACCACGTTATTAAAACACATCGCCAACAGAGCTCTGAGTATCCCTCCAAACATCGATGTGCTGCTGTGTGAGCAAG AGGTGGTGGCTGATGACACTCCCGCGGTGCAGGCTGTGTTGAAGGCAGACACTCGTCgtctgaagctgctggaggaggagagacagttGCAGGCTCGGCTGGAGAAAGGAGAGGACAACGTGGCTGAGAggctggagaag GTGTATGAGGAGCTGATGGCCATCGGGGCAGCAGCGGCAGAGCCTAAGGCTCGGAGGATCCTGGCTGGTCTGTCATTCACACCAGAGATGCAGAACAGACCCACCAAGAGGTTTTCTGGAGGCTGGAGGATGAGGGTCTCTCTGGCCAG agCTTTATTCATGGAGCCCACTCTGCTGATGCTGGATGAGCCCACCAACCACCTGGACCTGAACGCTGTCATCTGGCTCAACAA CTACCTGCAGGGCTGGAAGAAAACTCTGCTCATAGTTTCTCACGACCAGAGTTTCCTGGACGACGTTTGTACAGACATCGTCCATTTAGACTACCAGAAGCTCTACTACTACAGAGGGAACTACC TGACGTTTAAGAAGATGTATGTTCAAAAACAGAAGGAGTTACAGAAACAGTACGACAAACAGGAGAAGAAGCTGAAGGAGCTGAAGGCAGGGGGCAAGTCCACCAAACAGGCT GAGAAGCAAACAAAGGAGGCTCTGACCAGGAAGCAGCagaaggggaagaagaaaacCGGTCATGAGGAGGAGAGTCAGGAGGCCACCGAGCTGCTGAAGAGACCCAAAGAGTACACCGTCAAATTCACCTTCCCCAACCCCCCTCCCCTGTCCCCTCCCATCCTGGGCCTTCATT GTGTGGACTTTTGGTACGACCCTGTCAAACCACTCTTCAGAAACGTCGACTTTGGAATTGACATGGACTCCAGGA TCTGTATCGTGGGTCCTAACGGTGTGGGGAAAAgtacgctgctgctgctgctcacaggGAAACTGAACCCT tctaaAGGAGAGATGAGGAAGAATCATCGTCTG aaagTGGGCTTCTTTAACCAGCAGTATGCGGACCAGCTGAACATGGAGGAGACAGCCACAGAGTACCTTCAGAGGAACTTCAACCTGCCCTATCAGGACAGCAGGAAGTGCCTTGGCAGGTTTGGACTGGAGAGCCACGCCCACACCATTCAGATCTCCAAACTGTCAG gAGGTCAGAAAGCTCGATGCGTGTTTGCTGAGCTCTCCTGTCGCCAGCCGGATGTTCTGATCTTG GATGAACCCACCAACAATCTGGACATAGAGTCGATCGACGCTCTTTCAGAGGCCATCAATGAGTACAAAGGAG CGGTGATCATAGTGAGTCACGACGCTCGGCTCATCACAGAGACTCAGTGTCAGCTGTGGGTGGTGGAGGACCGCAGCATCAACCAGATCGACGGAGACTTCGACGACTACAAAAGGGAGGTGCTGGAGTCTCTGGGAGAGACCATGGTCAACAAGGTCAACCCCTGA